One region of Lagopus muta isolate bLagMut1 chromosome 13, bLagMut1 primary, whole genome shotgun sequence genomic DNA includes:
- the NHSL2 gene encoding NHS-like protein 2 isoform X5 → MALSNISLWIRGAWAVATSNLDLESKKAAPTKLSWQQPVNVFLAAGRPPGMEQLHQEAQLNLQSLLQEEYEEQYAESRVTGQTFRAAGHPPPSTPTEPSPRSLPSKRLEFVLMPPSRRADEEESSSASTLGVRPPDISLSLPTTPDKQTAWPRAFPLPTVEEKQWHQSCSVQTNVVPINVSGQHFARHASARHSLFNTETAMNPKSTLRRRRTVIGFPNMSLRDQGSTNGPAHTTHPPIAESLSCSFETTGGRKPSQQTSPRQPLSAPLRKTFSDLGGTLQARCCPPPSSMDNAATPSTCNGPQGSSFPPPWGANSFGYTTPPSPAAGQEVSPGSSAMGSPTGTERAASFFIAQEEHAGSAGPSSFPATTPESPPGAGGIRRCDGQEARVNFSPTNKEPEPAPEPSRLGVERGGCRFRERSLSVPTDSGSLCSVDIAYAEARRGSTNCALGYPSAGSEGSTSTDNISLGPEPDGQRRRRSKSISLKKAKKKPSPPTRSVSLIKDGQDSLAALGLPHDQRPKSLCIPLEPAGHRVVHADPQGREPDSPAAPRQWYMADWKNGEPYRSLSGSSTATGTTAIECVKARGSSESLMSPSISRATTPSQLSAEADLKTSSPGRPAGLMSPSSGYSSQSETPTPTVPTSAILGHSPHQVRVRPLVPERKSSLPPTSPMERSPKSRLSFELPLTPPAHLDLSGLKISLKGKTKVSRHHSDSTFGTKLVQKTSPIQPIMPVVTQSDLRSVRLRSISRSEPEDNTDGPEHAEELPRIPCPGPERKVKPPVAEKPPLAKRPPCILPKPVVLREEGPLSPTSPPSITTKDSLMLRKGDPWRGPGQPRRLSQGSLEDKPRPEAERRKAKVPPPVPKKPSVLYLPLTPIPVQQAGGAGDPAPTPSPIITLDSEPSCCQPDADGPTPTEVPGTAQAGETPSEQGSSSEAGTEEKSFASDKTADSIAEEDDDVFMASRTTEDLFTVIHRSKRKVLGRKEPGDSFSSRPNSHSPVKTSGSPTSESPAAAVSTGKSSSRNEDFKALLQKKSSKTSSGSRPSAAELLKTTNPLARRVMMEFAPELDGANSQP, encoded by the exons ATGGCTCTGTCAAACATCTCCCTGTGGATTCGGGGTGCCTGGGCAGTAG CCACCTCTAACCTGGACTTGGAGAGCAAGAAAGCCGCCCCCACCAAGCTGTCATGGCAGCAGCCAGTGAACGTCTTCCTGGCTGCCGGCCGCCCGCCCGGCATGGAGCAGCTGCACCAGGAGGCTCAGCTCAAcctgcagagcctgctgcaaG AGGAGTATGAGGAGCAGTATGCTGAGAGCAGAGTGACTGGGCAGACCTTCCGTGCCGCCGGCCACCCACCTCCCAGCACCCCTACGGAGCCCTCACCCCGTTCGCTGCCCTCCAAGCGCCTCGAGTTCGTGCTTATG CCCCCGAGCCGGCGAGCCGatgaggaggagagcagcagtgccagcacgcTGGGCGTGAGACCACCCGACATCTCCCTGAGCCTCCCCACCACCCCCGACAAGCAGACAGCCTGGCCCAGGGCCTTCCCCCTGCCCACCGTGGAGGAGAAGCAGTGGCACcagtcctgctctgtgcagaccAACGTGGTCCCCATCAATGTCTCGG GGCAGCACTTTGCTAGGCACGCGAGTGCTCGTCACTCCCTGTTTAACACAGAGACCGCGATGAACCCCAAGTCCACCCTGCGGCGTAGACGGACCGTTATCGGATTCCCTAACATGTCCCTGCGAGACCAAG GCAGCACCAACGGCCCTGCGCACACCACACACCCACCCATCGCCGAGTCCCTGTCCTGCAGCTTTGAGACCACGGGTGGGAGGAAGCCCTCCCAGCAGACCAGCCCCCGCCAGCCGCTCTCTGCCCCACTGAGGAAGACCTTCAGTGACCTCGGGGGCACGCTGCAGGCACGCTGCTGCCCACCTCCATCCTCCATGGACAACGCGGCCACCCCCAGCACCTGCAACGGACCACAGGGCTCCTCTTTTCCCCCACCTTGGGGTGCCAATTCCTTCGGATACAccaccccccccagccctgctgccggCCAGGAGGTCTCACCAGGCAGCTCTGCCATGGGCTCACCCACCGGCACCGAGCGGGCCGCCTCCTTCTTCATCGCCCAGGAGGAGCATGCAGGGAGCGCTGGGCCCAGCTCCTTCCCCGCCACGACTCCTGAGTCTCCTCCTGGTGCTGGGGGCATCCGGAGGTGTGATGGCCAAGAAGCCAGGGTGAACTTTTCACCCACAAACAAAGAGCCGGAGCCGGCACCGGAGCCATCGCGCTTAGGGGTGGAGCGGGGAGGGTGCCGCTTCCGCGAGCGCTCGCTGTCGGTGCCCACCGACTCGGGGTCCCTCTGCTCCGTGGACATTGCTTACGCCGAAGCCCGGCGAGGCAGCACCAACTGCGCCCTGGGCTACCCCAGCGCCGGCTCCGagggcagcaccagcactgaTAACATCTCGCTGGGGCCGGAGCCGGAcgggcagcggcggcggcgctcCAAGAGCATTTCCCTTAAGAAGGCCAAGAAGAAGCCCTCGCCGCCCACCCGCAGCGTCTCACTGATCAAAGATGGGCAGGACAGCCtggctgccctggggctgccccatGATCAGAGACCCAAGAGCCTGTGCATCCCGCTGGAACCTGCTGGGCACCGGGTGGTGCATGCAGACCCCCAGGGTAGAGAGCCCGACAGCCCAGCTGCCCCTCGCCAGTGGTACATGGCAGACTGGAAGAATGGTGAGCCCTACCGCTCCCTCTCcggctccagcacagccacagggaCTACAGCCATTGAGTGTGTGAAGGCACGGGGCAGCTCCGAGTCCCTCATGTCCCCCTCTATCTCCAGGGCCACAACACCctcccagctctcagcagagGCTGACCTCAAAACCTCCTCCCCAGGCAGGCCCGCAGGGCTGATGTCCCCATCCAGCGGGTACTCCAGCCAATCAGAGACCCCCACGCCCACCGTCCCCACCTCAGCCATCCTCGGGCACTCACCACACCAGGTGCGGGTGAGGCCGCTGGTTCCTGAGAGGAAGTCCTCGctgccccccacatcccccatgGAGCGGAGCCCCAAATCCAGGCTGTCCTTTGAGCTGCCGCTCACACCGCCTGCCCACCTTGACCTCTCGGGGCTGAAGATCTCCTTGAAGGGGAAGACGAAGGTCAGCCGGCACCACTCCGACTCCACCTTCGGCACCAAGCTGGTCCAGAAGACCAGTCCCATCCAGCCCATCATGCCCGTGGTCACCCAGTCCGACCTGCGCTCTGTGCGTCTGCGCTCCATCAGCCGCTCCGAGCCAGAGGACAACACTGACGGCCCAGAGCATGCGGAGGAACTGCCGCGTATCCCCTGCCCGGGGCCGGAGAGGAAAGTGAAGCCGCCGGTAGCGGAGAAACCACCGTTGGCCAAGCGGCCCCCGTGCATCCTGCCCAAGCCCGTGGTCCTGCGGGAGGAGGGTCCCCTGTCCCCCACATCCCCGCCAAGCATCACCACCAAGGACAGCCTGATGCTACGGAAAGGGGATCCATGGaggggcccagggcagcctcGGCGGCTCTCGCAGGGCAGCCTGGAGGACAAACCGCGGCCAGAGGCAGAGCGCAGGAAGGCCAAGGTGCCGCCGCCGGTGCCCAAGAAGCCCAGCGTGCTCTACCTGCCGCTCACCCCAATCccagtgcagcaggcagggggTGCAGGAGACCCGGcgcccacccccagccccatcatCACGCTGGATtcagagcccagctgctgccaacCTGACGCTGATGGCCCAACACCCACTGAGGTCCCAGGCACGGCGCAAGCTGGCGAGACCCCCTCAGAGCAAG GCAGTTCGTCTGAGGCTGGCACAGAGGAGAAGAGCTTTGCCAGTGACAAGACGGCCGACTCCATCGCTGAGGAAGACGACGATGTCTTCATGGCATCCCGCACCACAGAGGATCTCTTCACTGTCATTCACAG GTCCAAGAGGAAGGTTCTGGGGCGGAAGGAGCCAGGCGACAGCTTTAGCAGCCGGCCCAATTCCCACTCTCCCGTGAAGACGTCAGGCTCACCAACCAGCGagtctcctgcagcagcagtgagcaccGGGAAGTCCTCCAGCAGGAATGAAGATTTTAAGGCTCTGCTCCAGAAGAAGAGCAGTAAAACCAGCAGCGGTTCCCGGCCGTCTGCAGCTGAACTGCTCAAGACCACAAATCCACTGGCTCGAAGGGTCATGATGGAGTTTGCCCCTGAGCTAGATGGTGCAAACAGCCAGCCCTAA
- the NHSL2 gene encoding NHS-like protein 2 isoform X3 — MPFYKRSVVARQSRAVPLVELRDVCSLAALTLLRQLAELCGHSLALLGDIEGHVEALGRRTGRLHRRASRLQELLRGRPATSNLDLESKKAAPTKLSWQQPVNVFLAAGRPPGMEQLHQEAQLNLQSLLQEEYEEQYAESRVTGQTFRAAGHPPPSTPTEPSPRSLPSKRLEFVLMPPSRRADEEESSSASTLGVRPPDISLSLPTTPDKQTAWPRAFPLPTVEEKQWHQSCSVQTNVVPINVSGQHFARHASARHSLFNTETAMNPKSTLRRRRTVIGFPNMSLRDQGSTNGPAHTTHPPIAESLSCSFETTGGRKPSQQTSPRQPLSAPLRKTFSDLGGTLQARCCPPPSSMDNAATPSTCNGPQGSSFPPPWGANSFGYTTPPSPAAGQEVSPGSSAMGSPTGTERAASFFIAQEEHAGSAGPSSFPATTPESPPGAGGIRRCDGQEARVNFSPTNKEPEPAPEPSRLGVERGGCRFRERSLSVPTDSGSLCSVDIAYAEARRGSTNCALGYPSAGSEGSTSTDNISLGPEPDGQRRRRSKSISLKKAKKKPSPPTRSVSLIKDGQDSLAALGLPHDQRPKSLCIPLEPAGHRVVHADPQGREPDSPAAPRQWYMADWKNGEPYRSLSGSSTATGTTAIECVKARGSSESLMSPSISRATTPSQLSAEADLKTSSPGRPAGLMSPSSGYSSQSETPTPTVPTSAILGHSPHQVRVRPLVPERKSSLPPTSPMERSPKSRLSFELPLTPPAHLDLSGLKISLKGKTKVSRHHSDSTFGTKLVQKTSPIQPIMPVVTQSDLRSVRLRSISRSEPEDNTDGPEHAEELPRIPCPGPERKVKPPVAEKPPLAKRPPCILPKPVVLREEGPLSPTSPPSITTKDSLMLRKGDPWRGPGQPRRLSQGSLEDKPRPEAERRKAKVPPPVPKKPSVLYLPLTPIPVQQAGGAGDPAPTPSPIITLDSEPSCCQPDADGPTPTEVPGTAQAGETPSEQGSSSEAGTEEKSFASDKTADSIAEEDDDVFMASRTTEDLFTVIHRSKRKVLGRKEPGDSFSSRPNSHSPVKTSGSPTSESPAAAVSTGKSSSRNEDFKALLQKKSSKTSSGSRPSAAELLKTTNPLARRVMMEFAPELDGANSQP; from the exons CCACCTCTAACCTGGACTTGGAGAGCAAGAAAGCCGCCCCCACCAAGCTGTCATGGCAGCAGCCAGTGAACGTCTTCCTGGCTGCCGGCCGCCCGCCCGGCATGGAGCAGCTGCACCAGGAGGCTCAGCTCAAcctgcagagcctgctgcaaG AGGAGTATGAGGAGCAGTATGCTGAGAGCAGAGTGACTGGGCAGACCTTCCGTGCCGCCGGCCACCCACCTCCCAGCACCCCTACGGAGCCCTCACCCCGTTCGCTGCCCTCCAAGCGCCTCGAGTTCGTGCTTATG CCCCCGAGCCGGCGAGCCGatgaggaggagagcagcagtgccagcacgcTGGGCGTGAGACCACCCGACATCTCCCTGAGCCTCCCCACCACCCCCGACAAGCAGACAGCCTGGCCCAGGGCCTTCCCCCTGCCCACCGTGGAGGAGAAGCAGTGGCACcagtcctgctctgtgcagaccAACGTGGTCCCCATCAATGTCTCGG GGCAGCACTTTGCTAGGCACGCGAGTGCTCGTCACTCCCTGTTTAACACAGAGACCGCGATGAACCCCAAGTCCACCCTGCGGCGTAGACGGACCGTTATCGGATTCCCTAACATGTCCCTGCGAGACCAAG GCAGCACCAACGGCCCTGCGCACACCACACACCCACCCATCGCCGAGTCCCTGTCCTGCAGCTTTGAGACCACGGGTGGGAGGAAGCCCTCCCAGCAGACCAGCCCCCGCCAGCCGCTCTCTGCCCCACTGAGGAAGACCTTCAGTGACCTCGGGGGCACGCTGCAGGCACGCTGCTGCCCACCTCCATCCTCCATGGACAACGCGGCCACCCCCAGCACCTGCAACGGACCACAGGGCTCCTCTTTTCCCCCACCTTGGGGTGCCAATTCCTTCGGATACAccaccccccccagccctgctgccggCCAGGAGGTCTCACCAGGCAGCTCTGCCATGGGCTCACCCACCGGCACCGAGCGGGCCGCCTCCTTCTTCATCGCCCAGGAGGAGCATGCAGGGAGCGCTGGGCCCAGCTCCTTCCCCGCCACGACTCCTGAGTCTCCTCCTGGTGCTGGGGGCATCCGGAGGTGTGATGGCCAAGAAGCCAGGGTGAACTTTTCACCCACAAACAAAGAGCCGGAGCCGGCACCGGAGCCATCGCGCTTAGGGGTGGAGCGGGGAGGGTGCCGCTTCCGCGAGCGCTCGCTGTCGGTGCCCACCGACTCGGGGTCCCTCTGCTCCGTGGACATTGCTTACGCCGAAGCCCGGCGAGGCAGCACCAACTGCGCCCTGGGCTACCCCAGCGCCGGCTCCGagggcagcaccagcactgaTAACATCTCGCTGGGGCCGGAGCCGGAcgggcagcggcggcggcgctcCAAGAGCATTTCCCTTAAGAAGGCCAAGAAGAAGCCCTCGCCGCCCACCCGCAGCGTCTCACTGATCAAAGATGGGCAGGACAGCCtggctgccctggggctgccccatGATCAGAGACCCAAGAGCCTGTGCATCCCGCTGGAACCTGCTGGGCACCGGGTGGTGCATGCAGACCCCCAGGGTAGAGAGCCCGACAGCCCAGCTGCCCCTCGCCAGTGGTACATGGCAGACTGGAAGAATGGTGAGCCCTACCGCTCCCTCTCcggctccagcacagccacagggaCTACAGCCATTGAGTGTGTGAAGGCACGGGGCAGCTCCGAGTCCCTCATGTCCCCCTCTATCTCCAGGGCCACAACACCctcccagctctcagcagagGCTGACCTCAAAACCTCCTCCCCAGGCAGGCCCGCAGGGCTGATGTCCCCATCCAGCGGGTACTCCAGCCAATCAGAGACCCCCACGCCCACCGTCCCCACCTCAGCCATCCTCGGGCACTCACCACACCAGGTGCGGGTGAGGCCGCTGGTTCCTGAGAGGAAGTCCTCGctgccccccacatcccccatgGAGCGGAGCCCCAAATCCAGGCTGTCCTTTGAGCTGCCGCTCACACCGCCTGCCCACCTTGACCTCTCGGGGCTGAAGATCTCCTTGAAGGGGAAGACGAAGGTCAGCCGGCACCACTCCGACTCCACCTTCGGCACCAAGCTGGTCCAGAAGACCAGTCCCATCCAGCCCATCATGCCCGTGGTCACCCAGTCCGACCTGCGCTCTGTGCGTCTGCGCTCCATCAGCCGCTCCGAGCCAGAGGACAACACTGACGGCCCAGAGCATGCGGAGGAACTGCCGCGTATCCCCTGCCCGGGGCCGGAGAGGAAAGTGAAGCCGCCGGTAGCGGAGAAACCACCGTTGGCCAAGCGGCCCCCGTGCATCCTGCCCAAGCCCGTGGTCCTGCGGGAGGAGGGTCCCCTGTCCCCCACATCCCCGCCAAGCATCACCACCAAGGACAGCCTGATGCTACGGAAAGGGGATCCATGGaggggcccagggcagcctcGGCGGCTCTCGCAGGGCAGCCTGGAGGACAAACCGCGGCCAGAGGCAGAGCGCAGGAAGGCCAAGGTGCCGCCGCCGGTGCCCAAGAAGCCCAGCGTGCTCTACCTGCCGCTCACCCCAATCccagtgcagcaggcagggggTGCAGGAGACCCGGcgcccacccccagccccatcatCACGCTGGATtcagagcccagctgctgccaacCTGACGCTGATGGCCCAACACCCACTGAGGTCCCAGGCACGGCGCAAGCTGGCGAGACCCCCTCAGAGCAAG GCAGTTCGTCTGAGGCTGGCACAGAGGAGAAGAGCTTTGCCAGTGACAAGACGGCCGACTCCATCGCTGAGGAAGACGACGATGTCTTCATGGCATCCCGCACCACAGAGGATCTCTTCACTGTCATTCACAG GTCCAAGAGGAAGGTTCTGGGGCGGAAGGAGCCAGGCGACAGCTTTAGCAGCCGGCCCAATTCCCACTCTCCCGTGAAGACGTCAGGCTCACCAACCAGCGagtctcctgcagcagcagtgagcaccGGGAAGTCCTCCAGCAGGAATGAAGATTTTAAGGCTCTGCTCCAGAAGAAGAGCAGTAAAACCAGCAGCGGTTCCCGGCCGTCTGCAGCTGAACTGCTCAAGACCACAAATCCACTGGCTCGAAGGGTCATGATGGAGTTTGCCCCTGAGCTAGATGGTGCAAACAGCCAGCCCTAA
- the NHSL2 gene encoding NHS-like protein 2 isoform X7 encodes MEQLHQEAQLNLQSLLQEEYEEQYAESRVTGQTFRAAGHPPPSTPTEPSPRSLPSKRLEFVLMPPSRRADEEESSSASTLGVRPPDISLSLPTTPDKQTAWPRAFPLPTVEEKQWHQSCSVQTNVVPINVSGQHFARHASARHSLFNTETAMNPKSTLRRRRTVIGFPNMSLRDQGSTNGPAHTTHPPIAESLSCSFETTGGRKPSQQTSPRQPLSAPLRKTFSDLGGTLQARCCPPPSSMDNAATPSTCNGPQGSSFPPPWGANSFGYTTPPSPAAGQEVSPGSSAMGSPTGTERAASFFIAQEEHAGSAGPSSFPATTPESPPGAGGIRRCDGQEARVNFSPTNKEPEPAPEPSRLGVERGGCRFRERSLSVPTDSGSLCSVDIAYAEARRGSTNCALGYPSAGSEGSTSTDNISLGPEPDGQRRRRSKSISLKKAKKKPSPPTRSVSLIKDGQDSLAALGLPHDQRPKSLCIPLEPAGHRVVHADPQGREPDSPAAPRQWYMADWKNGEPYRSLSGSSTATGTTAIECVKARGSSESLMSPSISRATTPSQLSAEADLKTSSPGRPAGLMSPSSGYSSQSETPTPTVPTSAILGHSPHQVRVRPLVPERKSSLPPTSPMERSPKSRLSFELPLTPPAHLDLSGLKISLKGKTKVSRHHSDSTFGTKLVQKTSPIQPIMPVVTQSDLRSVRLRSISRSEPEDNTDGPEHAEELPRIPCPGPERKVKPPVAEKPPLAKRPPCILPKPVVLREEGPLSPTSPPSITTKDSLMLRKGDPWRGPGQPRRLSQGSLEDKPRPEAERRKAKVPPPVPKKPSVLYLPLTPIPVQQAGGAGDPAPTPSPIITLDSEPSCCQPDADGPTPTEVPGTAQAGETPSEQGSSSEAGTEEKSFASDKTADSIAEEDDDVFMASRTTEDLFTVIHRSKRKVLGRKEPGDSFSSRPNSHSPVKTSGSPTSESPAAAVSTGKSSSRNEDFKALLQKKSSKTSSGSRPSAAELLKTTNPLARRVMMEFAPELDGANSQP; translated from the exons ATGGAGCAGCTGCACCAGGAGGCTCAGCTCAAcctgcagagcctgctgcaaG AGGAGTATGAGGAGCAGTATGCTGAGAGCAGAGTGACTGGGCAGACCTTCCGTGCCGCCGGCCACCCACCTCCCAGCACCCCTACGGAGCCCTCACCCCGTTCGCTGCCCTCCAAGCGCCTCGAGTTCGTGCTTATG CCCCCGAGCCGGCGAGCCGatgaggaggagagcagcagtgccagcacgcTGGGCGTGAGACCACCCGACATCTCCCTGAGCCTCCCCACCACCCCCGACAAGCAGACAGCCTGGCCCAGGGCCTTCCCCCTGCCCACCGTGGAGGAGAAGCAGTGGCACcagtcctgctctgtgcagaccAACGTGGTCCCCATCAATGTCTCGG GGCAGCACTTTGCTAGGCACGCGAGTGCTCGTCACTCCCTGTTTAACACAGAGACCGCGATGAACCCCAAGTCCACCCTGCGGCGTAGACGGACCGTTATCGGATTCCCTAACATGTCCCTGCGAGACCAAG GCAGCACCAACGGCCCTGCGCACACCACACACCCACCCATCGCCGAGTCCCTGTCCTGCAGCTTTGAGACCACGGGTGGGAGGAAGCCCTCCCAGCAGACCAGCCCCCGCCAGCCGCTCTCTGCCCCACTGAGGAAGACCTTCAGTGACCTCGGGGGCACGCTGCAGGCACGCTGCTGCCCACCTCCATCCTCCATGGACAACGCGGCCACCCCCAGCACCTGCAACGGACCACAGGGCTCCTCTTTTCCCCCACCTTGGGGTGCCAATTCCTTCGGATACAccaccccccccagccctgctgccggCCAGGAGGTCTCACCAGGCAGCTCTGCCATGGGCTCACCCACCGGCACCGAGCGGGCCGCCTCCTTCTTCATCGCCCAGGAGGAGCATGCAGGGAGCGCTGGGCCCAGCTCCTTCCCCGCCACGACTCCTGAGTCTCCTCCTGGTGCTGGGGGCATCCGGAGGTGTGATGGCCAAGAAGCCAGGGTGAACTTTTCACCCACAAACAAAGAGCCGGAGCCGGCACCGGAGCCATCGCGCTTAGGGGTGGAGCGGGGAGGGTGCCGCTTCCGCGAGCGCTCGCTGTCGGTGCCCACCGACTCGGGGTCCCTCTGCTCCGTGGACATTGCTTACGCCGAAGCCCGGCGAGGCAGCACCAACTGCGCCCTGGGCTACCCCAGCGCCGGCTCCGagggcagcaccagcactgaTAACATCTCGCTGGGGCCGGAGCCGGAcgggcagcggcggcggcgctcCAAGAGCATTTCCCTTAAGAAGGCCAAGAAGAAGCCCTCGCCGCCCACCCGCAGCGTCTCACTGATCAAAGATGGGCAGGACAGCCtggctgccctggggctgccccatGATCAGAGACCCAAGAGCCTGTGCATCCCGCTGGAACCTGCTGGGCACCGGGTGGTGCATGCAGACCCCCAGGGTAGAGAGCCCGACAGCCCAGCTGCCCCTCGCCAGTGGTACATGGCAGACTGGAAGAATGGTGAGCCCTACCGCTCCCTCTCcggctccagcacagccacagggaCTACAGCCATTGAGTGTGTGAAGGCACGGGGCAGCTCCGAGTCCCTCATGTCCCCCTCTATCTCCAGGGCCACAACACCctcccagctctcagcagagGCTGACCTCAAAACCTCCTCCCCAGGCAGGCCCGCAGGGCTGATGTCCCCATCCAGCGGGTACTCCAGCCAATCAGAGACCCCCACGCCCACCGTCCCCACCTCAGCCATCCTCGGGCACTCACCACACCAGGTGCGGGTGAGGCCGCTGGTTCCTGAGAGGAAGTCCTCGctgccccccacatcccccatgGAGCGGAGCCCCAAATCCAGGCTGTCCTTTGAGCTGCCGCTCACACCGCCTGCCCACCTTGACCTCTCGGGGCTGAAGATCTCCTTGAAGGGGAAGACGAAGGTCAGCCGGCACCACTCCGACTCCACCTTCGGCACCAAGCTGGTCCAGAAGACCAGTCCCATCCAGCCCATCATGCCCGTGGTCACCCAGTCCGACCTGCGCTCTGTGCGTCTGCGCTCCATCAGCCGCTCCGAGCCAGAGGACAACACTGACGGCCCAGAGCATGCGGAGGAACTGCCGCGTATCCCCTGCCCGGGGCCGGAGAGGAAAGTGAAGCCGCCGGTAGCGGAGAAACCACCGTTGGCCAAGCGGCCCCCGTGCATCCTGCCCAAGCCCGTGGTCCTGCGGGAGGAGGGTCCCCTGTCCCCCACATCCCCGCCAAGCATCACCACCAAGGACAGCCTGATGCTACGGAAAGGGGATCCATGGaggggcccagggcagcctcGGCGGCTCTCGCAGGGCAGCCTGGAGGACAAACCGCGGCCAGAGGCAGAGCGCAGGAAGGCCAAGGTGCCGCCGCCGGTGCCCAAGAAGCCCAGCGTGCTCTACCTGCCGCTCACCCCAATCccagtgcagcaggcagggggTGCAGGAGACCCGGcgcccacccccagccccatcatCACGCTGGATtcagagcccagctgctgccaacCTGACGCTGATGGCCCAACACCCACTGAGGTCCCAGGCACGGCGCAAGCTGGCGAGACCCCCTCAGAGCAAG GCAGTTCGTCTGAGGCTGGCACAGAGGAGAAGAGCTTTGCCAGTGACAAGACGGCCGACTCCATCGCTGAGGAAGACGACGATGTCTTCATGGCATCCCGCACCACAGAGGATCTCTTCACTGTCATTCACAG GTCCAAGAGGAAGGTTCTGGGGCGGAAGGAGCCAGGCGACAGCTTTAGCAGCCGGCCCAATTCCCACTCTCCCGTGAAGACGTCAGGCTCACCAACCAGCGagtctcctgcagcagcagtgagcaccGGGAAGTCCTCCAGCAGGAATGAAGATTTTAAGGCTCTGCTCCAGAAGAAGAGCAGTAAAACCAGCAGCGGTTCCCGGCCGTCTGCAGCTGAACTGCTCAAGACCACAAATCCACTGGCTCGAAGGGTCATGATGGAGTTTGCCCCTGAGCTAGATGGTGCAAACAGCCAGCCCTAA